In Nitrospiraceae bacterium, one genomic interval encodes:
- a CDS encoding RNA-binding protein — MGSKIYVGGLPYSATEQQLSDLFGQHGGVASARIITDKFTGQSRGFGFVEMSTDQEAQAAITALNGAEMGGRTLTVNEARPQEPRNGGRGGFGGPGRSGGGGKRDRW; from the coding sequence ATGGGTTCAAAGATTTATGTCGGTGGGTTGCCGTATTCGGCGACTGAGCAGCAGTTGAGCGATCTGTTCGGACAACACGGTGGTGTTGCTTCGGCGCGGATCATCACGGATAAGTTCACGGGACAGTCGCGTGGATTCGGCTTCGTGGAAATGTCTACGGACCAGGAAGCGCAGGCAGCCATTACCGCGCTGAATGGTGCGGAAATGGGCGGCCGGACTTTAACGGTCAATGAAGCACGTCCACAGGAACCGCGCAATGGTGGCCGTGGCGGTTTCGGTGGTCCTGGTCGCAGCGGTGGCGGCGGAAAGCGCGATCGCTGGTAA
- a CDS encoding response regulator → MSTPTSTERTVLVVDDEPAVLGVVSKMLAQEGFHVLQAGGSSDALRLCKTHQGRIDLLVTDLVLPPPGFSFASDANEFPHVHGHDLALRALHMRKDLRVVLISGNMDKDLAGYGIRQGVLPFVEKPLQSQAFLKLVKEVLQGPPPSLESLTETHKNAATDDNEWVD, encoded by the coding sequence ATGTCTACGCCTACGTCAACGGAGCGGACGGTACTTGTCGTCGACGACGAACCAGCGGTGCTGGGAGTCGTCTCGAAGATGCTTGCACAAGAGGGGTTTCACGTTTTGCAGGCCGGCGGCAGCTCGGATGCGCTCAGACTCTGCAAGACTCATCAGGGGAGAATCGATCTGCTGGTCACGGATCTGGTTTTGCCCCCTCCCGGCTTTTCGTTCGCCTCCGATGCAAATGAGTTTCCTCATGTCCACGGCCACGACCTGGCCCTCCGTGCACTCCATATGCGAAAAGACCTTCGTGTCGTCCTGATTTCAGGCAACATGGACAAGGACCTGGCAGGGTATGGCATCCGCCAAGGCGTCCTTCCATTCGTAGAAAAGCCGCTCCAATCTCAGGCGTTTCTGAAGCTTGTCAAAGAAGTTCTCCAAGGTCCTCCGCCTTCCTTGGAGTCTCTCACTGAAACCCACAAAAATGCCGCTACTGATGACAACGAGTGGGTGGATTAG